The following are from one region of the Phormidium sp. PBR-2020 genome:
- a CDS encoding TIGR02646 family protein, producing the protein MKYIQKKVEPPELTDWKQQANADWTPSYQELRGSLKQYVKKALMAEQGYLCCYCEQTLDDVNSHIEHFRPQSDPTVDSLDFSNLLCSCQNQICKGEPRHCGNLKGDWFDEVLLLSPLDKNSEAHFKFTADGHIQPQNNQDMAARVTIEKLGLNIPKLRATRKLVIDIFLDEALSIDELSLFVENYLKERKDGHLNPFWTTINSLFGDLSD; encoded by the coding sequence ATGAAGTACATTCAGAAAAAAGTAGAGCCACCTGAGTTAACAGATTGGAAACAACAGGCAAACGCAGATTGGACTCCATCTTATCAAGAACTCAGAGGTTCCTTGAAACAATATGTTAAAAAAGCACTCATGGCTGAGCAAGGCTATTTGTGTTGTTACTGTGAGCAAACACTTGATGATGTCAATTCTCATATTGAACATTTTAGACCCCAATCTGATCCTACCGTTGATTCCCTAGATTTTTCTAATCTTCTCTGTTCTTGTCAAAACCAAATTTGTAAAGGCGAGCCACGTCATTGTGGAAATCTTAAAGGAGATTGGTTTGATGAGGTTTTGCTTTTGTCTCCTCTGGATAAAAACTCAGAAGCTCACTTTAAGTTCACAGCAGATGGTCACATTCAGCCACAGAATAATCAAGATATGGCAGCTCGTGTAACCATTGAAAAATTAGGTCTAAATATTCCCAAACTTCGAGCGACCAGAAAATTAGTTATTGATATTTTTTTAGATGAAGCATTATCTATTGATGAGCTAAGTCTTTTTGTTGAAAACTACTTAAAAGAGAGAAAAGATGGTCATCTAAATCCTTTTTGGACAACCATCAATTCTCTTTTTGGAGACCTCAGTGATTAA
- the hemN gene encoding oxygen-independent coproporphyrinogen III oxidase yields the protein MEVSTQSVRFDAQLLQKHNHPTPRYTSYPPATELSPDFNEQDFYEAIARGNAKKTPLSLYCHIPFCESACYFCGCNVIVTQLKDKVANPYLDYLFQNIEQTAPLIAGDRLVQQMHWGGGTPNYLNPEQLERLWNKLHEHFTFAEDAELSIEVNPRYIDRDYILFLRKLGFNRISFGIQDFNPVVQEAINRVQPEELLFNVMSWMREADFESVNVDLIYGLPYQTLDTFRETIAKTIQLNPDRIAVFNFAYVPWMKPVQKRILEDTLPSSEEKLEIVHMTIDELTDNGYVFIGMDHFAKPGDELAIAQRKGELHRNFQGYTTKPDSELFGFGVTSISMLHDVYVQNHKGLKDFYQAIEEKQTPIEKLVKLGEPDNLLRREVIMELMCHFRLDKRDISQKYGINFDEYFALDLQMLQEFEDDGLVINGCDMIEVTPSGRLMVRNIAYCFDAYSRDRKQQRFSKSI from the coding sequence ATGGAAGTTTCCACCCAATCGGTTCGCTTTGACGCTCAACTCCTGCAAAAACATAATCATCCCACCCCTCGCTACACCAGTTATCCCCCCGCCACCGAACTAAGTCCCGATTTTAATGAGCAGGACTTTTACGAGGCGATCGCCCGTGGAAATGCCAAGAAAACCCCTCTATCTCTCTACTGTCACATTCCCTTTTGTGAGAGTGCGTGTTACTTTTGCGGCTGCAATGTCATCGTCACCCAACTGAAGGATAAGGTAGCGAATCCTTATCTAGATTATCTCTTTCAAAACATCGAACAGACGGCTCCCTTGATTGCCGGCGATCGCCTGGTGCAACAAATGCACTGGGGAGGGGGAACACCGAATTATCTCAACCCAGAACAACTCGAACGACTCTGGAACAAGCTGCATGAACATTTCACCTTTGCCGAGGATGCAGAACTTTCCATTGAAGTCAACCCCCGCTACATTGATCGCGACTATATCCTCTTTTTAAGAAAACTCGGGTTTAATCGCATTAGTTTTGGGATTCAGGATTTCAACCCCGTGGTTCAAGAAGCCATCAACCGAGTTCAACCGGAAGAATTGCTTTTCAATGTCATGTCTTGGATGCGAGAAGCGGACTTTGAGAGTGTGAATGTGGATCTAATTTATGGACTTCCCTATCAAACCCTCGATACCTTCCGGGAAACCATCGCCAAAACCATTCAACTCAATCCCGATCGCATTGCGGTGTTTAACTTCGCCTATGTTCCCTGGATGAAACCGGTGCAAAAACGGATTCTCGAAGACACCCTCCCCAGTTCCGAAGAAAAACTGGAAATCGTCCACATGACCATTGACGAATTGACCGATAACGGCTACGTCTTTATTGGCATGGATCACTTTGCCAAACCCGGAGATGAGTTGGCGATCGCCCAACGCAAAGGGGAACTTCACCGCAACTTCCAAGGCTACACCACCAAACCCGATTCGGAACTGTTTGGTTTTGGTGTCACCTCCATCAGTATGCTGCATGATGTCTATGTGCAGAATCACAAGGGATTGAAAGACTTTTACCAAGCCATTGAGGAAAAGCAAACCCCCATTGAGAAACTCGTAAAACTCGGCGAACCGGACAATCTCTTGCGTCGGGAAGTGATTATGGAATTGATGTGTCACTTCCGCCTCGACAAACGGGACATTTCCCAGAAGTATGGGATTAATTTTGATGAGTATTTTGCCCTCGACTTGCAGATGTTACAAGAGTTTGAAGATGATGGTTTAGTCATCAATGGTTGTGATATGATTGAAGTGACCCCCAGTGGGCGTTTGATGGTTCGTAACATCGCCTACTGTTTTGATGCCTATAGCCGCGATCGTAAACAACAGCGGTTCTCCAAATCAATCTAA
- a CDS encoding heme oxygenase (biliverdin-producing), with amino-acid sequence MSVQLASLLREGTGRAHTAAENTAYMKCFLKGIVEREPFRKLLANLYFVYRTLEEELERHRSHPVIAGIHFPQLRRTENLEADLAFYYGENWREQIQPLPEGLTYVNHLKEISETEPALLVAHAYTRYMGDLSGGQSLKNIVRSALDLPPNQGTGLHEFAAFPTPESRRNFKVEYRDALNALPVDEALAHKIVEEANLAFQLNRDVMHGLEADVKAAVGDHVFDLLTRQDKPGSTEKSHPVAS; translated from the coding sequence ATGAGTGTTCAACTAGCCAGCTTGCTGCGAGAGGGAACGGGACGGGCCCACACCGCAGCAGAAAACACGGCCTATATGAAATGCTTTCTCAAGGGGATTGTCGAGCGGGAACCGTTCCGTAAACTCCTGGCGAACCTCTATTTTGTCTATCGAACCCTAGAAGAAGAACTCGAACGTCACCGCAGTCACCCCGTCATTGCGGGGATTCACTTCCCCCAATTGCGGCGAACGGAGAACCTGGAGGCAGATTTAGCCTTTTATTATGGGGAGAACTGGCGTGAGCAAATTCAGCCGCTCCCGGAAGGCCTCACCTATGTCAATCACCTCAAAGAGATTTCCGAGACAGAACCAGCGTTGCTCGTGGCTCATGCGTACACCCGCTACATGGGAGATTTATCGGGGGGACAAAGCCTGAAAAACATCGTCCGTTCGGCCTTGGATCTTCCTCCCAATCAAGGAACGGGCCTCCATGAGTTTGCAGCCTTCCCCACTCCCGAAAGCCGACGCAACTTCAAGGTTGAATATCGCGATGCGTTGAATGCACTCCCCGTCGATGAAGCCTTGGCTCACAAGATTGTTGAGGAAGCCAACTTAGCCTTTCAACTCAACCGTGATGTCATGCACGGATTAGAGGCGGATGTGAAAGCGGCGGTTGGCGATCATGTGTTTGATTTACTCACTCGCCAGGATAAGCCGGGAAGTACGGAAAAGTCCCATCCTGTGGCCAGTTAA
- a CDS encoding DUF4359 domain-containing protein, producing the protein MKTSLIGIGVVVLGAGIALGVTNPGREEYRVYAADILATHLKEDVCTDLGRGQDLCQSFVEESRPQLEQIIDRNTSRDNFFLFSIYRTELSLPIPIPGIPTIHAETVGGLTRFHTYELDEK; encoded by the coding sequence ATGAAAACAAGTCTTATTGGAATCGGAGTGGTGGTTCTCGGAGCCGGAATTGCTTTAGGAGTCACGAATCCGGGCCGTGAGGAGTATCGAGTCTATGCCGCAGATATTCTAGCGACTCATCTCAAGGAGGACGTCTGTACGGATTTGGGGAGAGGCCAGGATCTGTGTCAGTCTTTTGTCGAGGAGAGTCGGCCCCAACTCGAACAGATTATTGATCGCAACACCAGTCGCGACAACTTCTTCCTCTTCAGTATTTACCGCACGGAACTCTCCCTTCCCATCCCCATCCCCGGAATCCCCACGATTCACGCGGAAACCGTCGGGGGATTAACTCGATTTCATACCTACGAGCTGGATGAAAAATAA
- a CDS encoding phosphorylase: MSDGESLLSPNTLWPRTLEQTQFALDCGALQPIPTEFEYLQQGEIRFLVRILANIDRKAKAKAAETRQAEATGKPFNPFLPYDEKLFVANLSPSHVCLLNKFNVVEHHLLIVTREFEHQNTWLTVADFAALQIGFREIDGLGFYNGGTEAGASQPHKHLQLVPLPLMPDGDRLPIEGAIAHTEYDGTGLDKIGRSPWFPFNHAIAPISPDSSPEQLQQQYYRLLNAVGLIDATPKTKTQTGAYNLLATRNWLMVVRRSQEGFAGISLNALGFAGALLVRNSQQLEHLKTLTPLGLLGKVAPVES; this comes from the coding sequence ATGTCTGACGGAGAAAGTCTGCTGTCCCCCAATACCCTCTGGCCACGCACCTTAGAACAAACCCAGTTCGCGCTCGACTGTGGTGCATTACAGCCAATTCCCACGGAATTTGAGTATTTGCAACAGGGAGAGATTCGTTTTCTGGTGAGAATTTTAGCCAATATCGATCGCAAGGCTAAAGCCAAAGCCGCAGAAACTCGTCAAGCTGAAGCCACGGGGAAACCGTTTAACCCCTTTCTCCCCTACGATGAGAAGCTCTTTGTGGCGAATCTCTCTCCCAGCCATGTCTGTCTCTTGAATAAGTTTAATGTGGTGGAGCATCATCTACTGATTGTGACGCGGGAGTTTGAGCATCAGAACACCTGGCTGACGGTGGCGGATTTTGCGGCCTTACAAATTGGTTTCCGGGAGATTGACGGGTTAGGGTTCTATAACGGTGGCACTGAGGCGGGTGCGAGTCAACCCCATAAACATTTACAACTGGTTCCGCTTCCCTTGATGCCTGATGGCGATCGCTTGCCCATTGAGGGGGCGATCGCCCACACTGAGTATGATGGGACAGGATTGGACAAAATCGGTCGCTCCCCTTGGTTTCCCTTCAACCATGCGATCGCACCCATCTCCCCTGACAGTTCCCCCGAACAACTCCAGCAGCAGTATTATCGTCTCCTCAACGCCGTGGGGTTAATCGACGCAACCCCCAAAACCAAGACTCAGACAGGCGCCTATAACCTCTTGGCCACAAGAAATTGGCTGATGGTGGTACGGCGATCGCAAGAAGGATTCGCCGGAATCTCCCTGAACGCATTGGGATTCGCCGGGGCCCTCCTCGTTCGCAATTCGCAGCAACTCGAACACCTGAAAACCCTTACCCCACTGGGGTTACTTGGGAAAGTAGCACCAGTTGAGTCATAA
- a CDS encoding carotenoid oxygenase family protein — protein MYVQQRSIPQDYSRDDWKRGYLSQPQESEYWLDNLDGEIPAELCGTLFRVGPGLLDINGHPVHHPFDGDGMVCAIAFKDGRAYFRNRFVQTQGLLEEQKAGKPLYRGVFGTQKPGGWLANILDTRLKNIANTNVIYWGGKLLALWEAAEPHRLDPHTLETLGLDRLDGVLEEGDAIAAHPHIDPHSHRDNSEPCLVNFAVKPGPSTAIKLYEFATSGKLLRQQTRFIPGFAFLHDMAITPNYCIFFQNPVSFNPLPYLLGFRGAAECIQFNPNTATKVIVIPRDGSGEMKILETEPCFVFHHANAWEEEGEIYVDSICYNSFPQPTADSDFREVDFDGIPEGQLWNFRLNLERGEVSHKVIESRCCEFPVLHPEKVGRKARYLYLGTTHREQGNAPLQGVMKCDRLTGERQVWSFAPRGFTGEPTFVPHPQGTAEDEGWLLLLMYDAEHHRSDLVIFDAKTVDQGPLARLHLNYHIPYGLHGNFTLEYFGP, from the coding sequence GTGTACGTTCAACAACGTTCTATTCCCCAAGACTATAGCCGCGACGATTGGAAGCGAGGGTATCTCTCCCAACCTCAAGAATCTGAGTATTGGCTCGACAACCTAGACGGCGAGATTCCCGCCGAACTCTGCGGAACCCTATTTCGCGTTGGGCCAGGATTACTCGATATCAACGGCCATCCGGTGCATCATCCCTTTGATGGCGATGGGATGGTTTGTGCGATCGCCTTCAAAGATGGACGAGCTTATTTTCGCAACCGCTTCGTACAAACCCAAGGATTACTTGAGGAACAAAAAGCCGGAAAACCCTTATATCGGGGGGTGTTCGGCACTCAGAAACCCGGCGGTTGGCTGGCGAATATCTTGGATACCCGTCTGAAGAACATCGCCAACACCAATGTTATCTACTGGGGTGGGAAGTTACTCGCGTTATGGGAAGCCGCTGAACCCCACCGTTTAGATCCTCATACATTAGAGACGTTGGGCCTCGATCGCCTCGATGGGGTATTAGAGGAGGGAGATGCGATCGCCGCTCATCCCCACATCGATCCCCACTCCCACCGAGACAACAGCGAACCCTGTCTTGTCAACTTCGCCGTCAAACCCGGTCCCTCTACGGCCATTAAACTCTACGAATTTGCCACATCGGGGAAACTCCTGCGTCAACAAACCCGCTTCATTCCGGGGTTCGCCTTTCTCCATGACATGGCCATCACCCCCAACTACTGCATTTTCTTCCAAAATCCCGTCTCCTTTAACCCCCTCCCCTATCTCTTAGGCTTCCGGGGAGCCGCCGAATGTATCCAATTTAATCCCAACACCGCCACCAAAGTGATTGTGATTCCTCGGGATGGTTCCGGTGAGATGAAAATCTTGGAGACTGAACCCTGTTTTGTCTTCCACCACGCCAATGCTTGGGAAGAAGAGGGTGAGATTTACGTCGATTCTATTTGTTATAACTCCTTCCCCCAACCCACCGCCGACTCTGATTTTCGCGAGGTGGATTTTGACGGGATTCCTGAAGGACAACTCTGGAATTTCCGCCTCAATTTAGAGCGAGGGGAGGTGAGTCATAAGGTGATTGAATCTCGTTGTTGTGAATTTCCGGTATTGCATCCCGAAAAAGTGGGTCGCAAGGCTCGTTATTTATATCTGGGAACGACGCACCGAGAGCAAGGAAATGCGCCGTTACAGGGGGTTATGAAGTGCGATCGCCTCACCGGAGAGCGTCAAGTTTGGAGTTTTGCGCCACGAGGATTCACCGGAGAACCGACGTTTGTCCCCCATCCCCAAGGAACGGCAGAAGATGAGGGTTGGCTGTTACTGTTAATGTATGATGCGGAACATCATCGCAGTGATCTCGTGATTTTTGATGCTAAAACAGTTGATCAGGGACCTTTAGCACGGTTGCATCTCAACTATCACATTCCCTATGGCCTACATGGCAACTTCACGCTGGAGTATTTTGGTCCTTAG
- a CDS encoding putative toxin-antitoxin system toxin component, PIN family encodes MTMTTRFVINTNVLISALLFKSSVPFRALELAEEQGIILYSEATLSELGQVLNRRKFDKYLSQKERQVFLIKFINSCQLVKITEVITICRDKKDNKFLELAVSGNADIMITGDLDLLVLNPFQCTEIITPDRFVDRFSEGDC; translated from the coding sequence ATGACAATGACGACTAGATTTGTCATTAATACCAATGTTTTAATCAGTGCTTTGTTGTTTAAATCCTCAGTTCCATTTCGAGCGTTAGAGTTGGCGGAAGAACAAGGAATAATTTTATACTCTGAAGCAACTTTAAGTGAATTAGGACAAGTTTTGAATCGTCGTAAGTTTGACAAATACCTGTCTCAGAAAGAAAGACAAGTGTTTTTGATTAAATTCATCAATTCATGCCAATTAGTCAAGATTACAGAGGTGATCACTATTTGTCGAGATAAAAAAGACAATAAATTTTTAGAATTAGCTGTTAGTGGTAATGCTGATATTATGATTACTGGCGATTTAGATTTATTGGTATTAAATCCTTTTCAATGCACAGAGATTATCACTCCAGATAGGTTTGTTGATAGGTTTTCTGAGGGGGATTGTTAA
- a CDS encoding type II toxin-antitoxin system VapC family toxin has product MKYLYDTNIFIDYLAEEPVVLPLFSELFLSQNEVIISSIVRIELLSFPELSNEEEAVIADLLMQFERVPLLPKIEDRTIQLRRHHRIKLPDALIAATALHCSACVMTRNLDDFKRVSELTLCNPFEGVKEGNDTD; this is encoded by the coding sequence GTGAAGTATCTCTACGACACCAACATCTTTATTGACTACCTGGCTGAAGAACCAGTAGTATTGCCGCTTTTCTCAGAATTATTTCTCAGCCAAAATGAGGTGATCATTTCCTCGATTGTGCGAATTGAGTTGCTGAGTTTTCCAGAGTTATCCAACGAAGAAGAAGCCGTAATTGCTGATTTGTTGATGCAGTTTGAACGAGTACCCCTATTGCCCAAAATCGAAGATCGCACGATTCAATTACGGCGACATCACCGCATCAAACTTCCCGATGCCCTGATTGCTGCAACTGCATTGCACTGCTCTGCTTGTGTGATGACTAGAAATCTGGATGATTTCAAGCGAGTGTCTGAGTTAACACTGTGCAATCCCTTTGAAGGGGTGAAGGAAGGTAATGATACAGATTAA
- a CDS encoding HEAT repeat domain-containing protein: MTTSTPTSADALIAALHEPGRENLLDLVRNPLRLTLLCMTWDGSSLPETQAELYARYLKEVYQWNRNLQEWRDHAQRCGTNITKLKQELNRQLGELAKVALNLPEERFRLSQALVEEYLGEELDETSLGYLALRLGWLNRVGRDKRGNSIFAFYHATFQEYFAALAVEDWDYFLPRNHVDCPVEGKQYRIFEPQWKQVILLWLGRGDIGDEEKEGFIEALVEFEGGVRDFCRVRDFYGYQAYFLAAAAINQFKSCSLAAKILRQVVQWGFGYFNTEKQQWQIFLDPIEEAARKVIPETIRPLAISALIEFIENCLHKWTRSQAAESLEKIGQGHPDAIAGLLEIIRTTEDEYTRSQAAESLGKIDPGNADAIAELLKFIRTTENKDIRRQAAKSLEEIGQGHPDAIAGLLEIIRTTEDEYTRRQAAKSLEEIGQGHPDAIAGLIEIIRTTENKDIRRQAVKSLEKIGQGHPDAIAGLVEIIRTTEDENTRRQVAHTLFTLRERIRQINFFNALPMSIGHFPHIRDKKYEDIHRWVAYSLEKIGQGNADAITGLVEIIRTTEDEKVRKFAAESLWKIGPGNPETIAVLLQIIRTTENEDTRRGAAESLEKIGQGNADAITGLVEIIRTTEDEKVRKFAAESLWKIDPGNPDVITGLVEIIRTTEDEKVRKFAAESLWKIDPGNPDVIAGLVEVIRTTENKHIRRQAAESLEKILTTSQQYAGVVSALKDCLSDEVRQNNFYRFEECYEVIWNCAENLPYPEFYQAWHHPSTTPHPEVEDTNPVASTPFTQHCNLALLPQSINQAIQSSSRPPNSQVICIDGSRFSDPSNPALQIYTALKKAGCPASPDGKPRTIGELQAYCEDDLSEQKIALIFYEAPTDPPPQGFDRAVLNQLARFSHPPIAVVVPQPLPDCRLLQFLESDPDLIANILQWLHNLER; this comes from the coding sequence ATGACGACCTCAACCCCAACTTCTGCCGATGCTCTGATTGCCGCCCTCCATGAACCGGGACGGGAAAACCTCCTTGATTTGGTACGCAACCCCTTGCGCTTGACCTTGCTCTGCATGACTTGGGATGGGTCATCGTTGCCGGAAACTCAGGCGGAGTTGTATGCCCGTTATCTAAAAGAGGTGTATCAGTGGAATCGGAATTTGCAGGAGTGGCGCGACCATGCCCAGCGTTGTGGCACAAATATCACGAAATTGAAGCAGGAGTTGAATCGGCAATTGGGGGAATTGGCTAAGGTTGCGTTGAATTTGCCCGAGGAGCGGTTTCGGTTATCACAAGCTTTGGTGGAAGAGTATTTGGGGGAGGAATTGGATGAGACCTCGTTGGGTTATTTGGCGTTGCGGTTGGGCTGGCTGAATCGAGTCGGCAGAGATAAGCGAGGAAATTCTATTTTTGCGTTTTATCATGCGACGTTTCAGGAGTATTTTGCAGCGTTGGCGGTGGAGGATTGGGATTATTTTCTGCCTCGGAATCATGTGGATTGTCCGGTGGAGGGGAAGCAGTATCGGATTTTTGAACCGCAGTGGAAGCAGGTGATTTTGTTGTGGTTGGGGCGTGGGGATATTGGGGATGAGGAGAAGGAGGGGTTTATTGAGGCGTTGGTTGAGTTTGAGGGTGGAGTCAGAGATTTTTGTCGAGTCAGAGATTTTTATGGATATCAAGCCTATTTTTTGGCTGCTGCTGCGATTAATCAATTTAAGAGTTGTTCTTTAGCGGCTAAGATTTTGCGGCAGGTGGTGCAGTGGGGGTTTGGTTATTTCAATACTGAAAAACAACAATGGCAAATCTTTTTAGACCCCATCGAAGAAGCGGCGAGAAAGGTGATACCTGAAACCATTAGACCCTTGGCGATTTCCGCACTGATTGAATTTATTGAGAATTGCCTGCATAAATGGACCCGTAGTCAGGCGGCAGAGAGTTTAGAAAAAATCGGACAAGGACATCCCGATGCCATCGCTGGGTTGCTTGAAATTATCCGCACGACTGAGGATGAATATACCCGTAGCCAGGCGGCAGAGAGTTTAGGGAAAATCGACCCAGGAAATGCCGATGCCATCGCTGAGTTGCTCAAATTTATCCGCACCACTGAAAATAAAGATATCCGTAGGCAGGCGGCAAAGAGTTTAGAAGAAATCGGACAAGGACATCCCGATGCCATCGCCGGTTTGCTTGAAATTATCCGCACCACTGAGGATGAATATACCCGTAGGCAGGCGGCAAAGAGTTTAGAAGAAATCGGACAAGGACATCCCGATGCCATCGCCGGTTTGATCGAAATTATCCGCACGACTGAGAATAAAGATATCCGTAGGCAGGCGGTAAAGAGTTTAGAAAAAATCGGACAAGGACATCCCGATGCCATCGCCGGATTGGTCGAAATTATCCGCACTACTGAGGATGAAAATACCCGGAGGCAGGTAGCACATACTTTATTTACTTTACGAGAGAGAATCAGGCAAATAAATTTTTTTAATGCCCTCCCTATGTCTATCGGACATTTCCCCCACATCAGGGATAAAAAGTATGAAGATATCCATAGGTGGGTGGCATATAGTTTAGAGAAAATCGGACAAGGAAATGCCGATGCCATCACTGGGTTGGTCGAAATTATCCGCACCACTGAGGATGAAAAAGTCCGGAAGTTTGCGGCAGAGAGTTTATGGAAAATCGGCCCAGGAAATCCCGAAACGATCGCTGTGTTGCTTCAAATAATCCGCACGACTGAGAATGAAGATACCCGTAGGGGGGCGGCAGAGAGTTTAGAGAAAATCGGACAAGGAAATGCCGATGCCATCACTGGGTTGGTCGAAATTATCCGCACCACTGAGGATGAAAAGGTCCGAAAGTTTGCGGCAGAGAGTTTATGGAAAATCGACCCAGGAAATCCCGATGTCATCACTGGGTTGGTCGAAATTATCCGCACCACTGAGGATGAAAAGGTCCGAAAGTTTGCGGCAGAGAGTTTATGGAAAATCGACCCAGGAAATCCCGATGTCATCGCTGGGTTGGTCGAAGTTATCCGCACCACTGAAAATAAACATATCCGTAGGCAGGCGGCAGAGAGTTTAGAGAAAATCCTCACCACAAGCCAACAATATGCAGGAGTTGTCTCTGCCTTAAAAGACTGCCTCAGCGATGAAGTTCGCCAAAACAACTTTTACCGATTCGAGGAATGCTACGAAGTCATCTGGAACTGTGCCGAAAACCTCCCCTATCCCGAATTTTATCAAGCATGGCATCATCCCTCCACCACCCCTCATCCCGAAGTCGAAGACACCAATCCAGTGGCTTCCACTCCCTTCACCCAGCACTGCAACCTAGCACTTTTGCCCCAGAGTATTAACCAAGCCATCCAGTCATCTAGTCGCCCCCCAAACAGCCAAGTCATTTGCATCGATGGTAGCCGCTTCAGCGACCCTAGTAACCCCGCCCTGCAAATCTACACCGCCCTCAAAAAAGCAGGCTGTCCCGCCAGTCCAGACGGTAAACCCCGCACCATTGGCGAATTGCAAGCCTACTGCGAAGATGACCTCAGTGAACAGAAAATCGCCCTCATTTTCTACGAAGCCCCCACCGATCCACCCCCCCAAGGGTTTGATAGGGCGGTACTCAATCAACTCGCCCGGTTTAGCCATCCGCCCATTGCGGTGGTTGTCCCCCAACCCCTCCCGGATTGCCGACTCCTCCAATTCCTAGAAAGCGATCCAGATTTGATTGCCAATATCCTGCAATGGTTGCACAATTTGGAACGATGA